The DNA window GACGACTTCGACCCCTTCTCGTTCACCGTCGACGACTTCGGCATCACCTGGCTGACCAAGGGCTCCGGCGCCGGCACCGCCCGCGAGTTCAAGGCGGGGCTGACCTATCGCGAGGGCATCGGCGGCGAGAAGAAGACCTACGACCTGCGGGTCAACCACCCGCTCAGCATCGGCGACACCGACGTCTTCCTGATCGGTCACGGCTACGCGCCGATCATCACCGTCAAGGACGGCGCCGGCAACGTCGCCTACCGCGGCCCCACGATCTTCCTCCCGCAGGACCCCTCGTTCCTGTCCTTCGGCGTGGTCAAGGCGCCGGGAGCCACGAAGGCCGACGGCGAGCCCGGCGAGATCGGCCTCGAGGGCCTGCTCTACCCGACCTTCGCCCTCGCCGACAGCGACAACCCCGACATCCCCAACCCCGTCACCGTCTTCCCCGCCCTGGGCAACCCGTTGATCTCGATGAACGTGTGGACCGGTGACCTCGGGCTCGACGACGGCGTCCCGCAGTCGGTCTACTCGCTCGACACCACCAAGGCGACCCCGGTCGAGAAGGCCGACGGCAAGCAGCTGCGCCTCGACATCGCCATCGGCGAGACCAAGACGCTCCCCGACGGCCTGGGGACGGTCAGCTTCGACGGCGTCCAGCCCTGGGTGCGCGTCCAGATCAGCCAGTCGCCCGGCAAGCGGGTCGCGCTCGCCGGGGTCGTGCTCGCGCTCATCGGCCTGTGCGGATCGCTGTTCCTGCGGCCGCGACGGGTGTGGGTGCGAGTGCGCCGGCTCCCCGGCGGCCCCGACGGCGGTCCCGACGGCGGTCCCGACGGCGGGCCCGACGACGGCCCCGACCACGGCAGGGGTGAGGACGGCTTCCCGGGGGGTGCCACCATGGTGGAGGTGGCGCTGCTCGACCGCTCGGGTGGAGCCGACCTGGCCGACGTCCTCGACGTGATCGTGGCCGAGCTCCAAGCCGATTCCCTGCACCGCACCCCCGAACGCCCCGAACGCCCAGGCCGTCCAGGCCCGAAGGAGTCCCGATGACCAACACCGGATGGGAGTCGCTCAGCAACCAGGCGATCGGCGCGGCCGGCGTCGTCTACTTCCTGGCCCTGCTCGTGTTCCTCGCCGAGTGGGCCGCCGTACGCCAGGTCGTGTCCGCGTCGGTGGCCGCCGAGGCCGACCGCTCCGGCGGTGTGGCCCTGGCCGTGCGCGAGGGTGACGACGACGCCGCCGAGGCGCGCGAGCGTCGTACGGCGTTCCTCGGCCGGCTCGGGCTGCTGCTGACCGGCATCGCCGTCGCGGCCCACTTCGTCGCCCTGCTGGGCCGGGGCATGGCCGCCAGCCCCAACCGGGTGCCGTGGGGCAACATGTACGAGTTCACCGTCTCGGGCACCTTCGTGGTGGCCGTGATCTGGCTGGTCCTCGTGCGCCGCTTCGCCCTGGCCTGGATGGCGCCGCTGGTGCTCGGCTTCGTCGTGTCGGTGCTGATGGTCGCGGTGATCTGGCTGCACTCCGCCGTCGCGCCGCTCACCGAGGCGCTCGACTCCTACTGGCTGGTGATCCACGTCGTCTCGGCGGTGATCGCGACCGGCGCCTTCACGATCGGCGGCCTGCTGTCGATCGTCTACCTCGTCAAGCTGCGCCGCGGCGGCGACGCGGCCGCCGCCCCGGGCTCCCGGGTGCCGTCCCTGGCGGTCCTGGACCGCACGGCCTACCGGGTGCACGCCTTCGCCTTCCCGGTGTGGACCTTCGCGGTCCTCATCACCGGCCCGATCTGGGCGCACGAGGCCTGGTCTCGCTACTGGAACTGGGACCCCAAGGAGGTCTGGGCGTTCATCACCTGGGTCGTCTACGCCGCCTACCTGCACGCCCGCGCCACGGCCGGCTGGAAGGGCCGCAACGCCGCCATCCTGGCCGTCGTCGGCATGGCGACCCTGTGGTTCAACTTCATCGGCATCAACTACTTCTCGACCAGCTCGCAGCACTCCTACGCCGCGGGCGAGTCGACCGTGCAGGTCGTCCGGCTCGACGAGTAGCGAGGGCGACGGGCGGGGCCGGTCGCCGGTCGAGCCGACGTGTCGCTCACCAGGTCTCGACGCCGGTTCGCGCCCGCGCGAGCGCGGTCGGCGACCCGGACGCTCGACCACCATCAGGACCGGACTGATGCAGTCCGTCCTCGTTCCTCGGACGGACAGATCAGTCCGGGTCCTCGGGGTTCAACCGCTTGCGGTCGAGGTCGCGCAGGAAGTCCTCGTCGTCGTCGGGGGCGATCGACGGCGGCGGCGTGGGGCGCTGGGGGCGCGCCGGGCGCTCGGGCATCATCCCGCGCTCCTGGAAGACGCGCACGAGGAGATAGATCGCCACTCCGAAGAGGACGAGCACGAACAGGAACCTCAGCACCCCTCCAATGTAGAGCCCACCTGGTCACGTCGTGGCCGTCTCGGGTCGCCGGGGGCGGCGGCTACCCTGTCCCGGTGAAGGACTTCGTCATCTACACCGCGCTGCGGCTCGGGTTGTTCCTGCTGACCTGGGGTGCCGTCACCGGTGCGTGGCTGCTGATCACCGACAGGGCCGCGCTGGGACTGACGTTCCTGATCGCCTTCGTGCTCAGCGGCATCGGCTCCTACTTCGTGCTCTCCGGGCCCCGCGAGCGGCTCGCGCGCCACGTCGAGGAGCGCGCCGGGCGCGCGACGGCGGCGTTCGAGGAGCGGCGTGCCCGCGAGGACGCCGACGACCAGTCCTGACTCGACCCGACCGGCCTGAACCGGCCTACGGTCGGTTCTTGCGGCGCTCGAGCTGGCGCTTGATCCGGCTCTCCGGCTGACCCAGCACCCTCGACAGGATCTGGACGCGGAACTGGTAGGCGGCGATCACGGCGCCGATGATCACGAGCAGCACGAGGAACTTCATGCCGTGACCGTACGCCGTGAGCCAGGCTGCCGGCTCAGGCCAGGACGAGCGCGCCGGCGACCAGCGCCGCCCAGGCCAGCTCGGCGATGCCGGTGGTCTGCAGCACCGGGATCAGCCCCGGCCCGGTCGCCCCGCCCTGCACGATGGCGACGCCGCGCCCGCCCAGCACCAGGAAGCCGAGGCCGACCAGCGCCCACCACGTGGTGAGCGCCGCGACCACGACGACCGCCACCGCGGCGGCGACGACGAGGGCGGCGTACAGCAGGCGCGTGCGCCGCTCGCCGAGGCGTACGGCGAGGGTCAGCTTGCCGGCCTCGCGGTCGGTGGGGATGTCGCGCAGGTTGTTGACCACGAGGATCGCGCAGGCCAGGGCACCGATCCCGACACCGGCGGCGAGGGCGGCCGACGACCACCGCTCGGTCTGCACGTAGGTGGTGCCGACGACCGCGACCAGGCCGAAGAACACGAAGACCATGACCTCGCCCAGGCCGAGGTAGCCGTAGGGCTTGGCGCCGCCGGTGTAGTACCACGCGGCCAGCACGCTGACGAGGCCGACGGCGAGCAGCCACCACGCCGTCGTGGCGGCCAGGGCGAGGCCGGCGACCCCGGCGACGCCGAAGGCCAGGAACGCGGCACGCTTGACCGCACCCGCCGGCGCGGCGCCCGAGCCGACCAGGCGCATCGGGCCGACCCGCACGTCGTCGGTGCCGCGGATGCCGTCGGAGTAGTCGTTGGCGTAGTTGACCGCGACCTGCAGCGCCAGGCTCACCACCAGGGCCAGCAGCGCCTTCCACCAGACCGCGTCGCCGGCCGTGCCGTCGTACGCCGCCACGCCGGTGCCGGCCAGGACCGGCGCCACCGCCGCCGGCAGGGTCCGCGGACGTGCTCCCTGGACCCACTGCGCTGCTGTCGCCACGAGGGGTGATTCAACCAGCCGCGTCGCCCCCCACGCGCGTCGAGCCGCGGGGACGGCGTCACCCCACGGTCGTCGAGCCGCGGGGACGGAGTCACCCCACGCTCGTCGAGCCGCGGGGACGGAGTCACCCCACGGTCGTCGAGCCGCGGGGGCGGAGTCACCCCACGGTCGTCGAGCCGCGGGGACGGAGTCACCCCACGGTCGTCGAGCCGCGGGGGCGGAGTCACCCCACGGTCGTCGAGCCGCGGGGACGGAGTCACCCCACGGTCGTCGAGCCGCGGGGACGGAGTCACCGCGAGTCGAGACGCCCGCAGCCGAGAGGTCGACTCGACCTGTCGGCCCCTGGATCTCGACGCGCCCGGCGGGCCAGCGCGCCCCGGACGGCTCGATCACCGTCGGCGGCCCGTAGCCTCGGGCCGTGGACCTGCACGCGTGGCTCGAGGCGCCGGGGGAGCCCGACCCGCTCGTGGTCGAGACGTCCGGGTCGTCGGGTGCGCCCAAGCGGGTGCGCCTCTCGCGGCGGGCGGTGCTGGCCTCGGTCGAGGCCACCGAGCGCCGGCTGGGCGGGACGGGGTTGTGGGTGCTCAAGCTGCCCCCGTCGTACGTCGCCGGCGTGCAGGTCGTGGCGCGCTCGCTGGTCGCGGGCCACGAGCCCTGGACCGGCGACGGCTGGCCGGCCGGCGACGGCTGGTTCACCAGCCTGGTGCCCACCCAGCTGCACCGCATGCTCGACTCGCCCGGCGACGTCGCCGCCCTGCGCCGGGCCCACACGGTGCTGCTCGGGGGCGGTCCGATCGACCCGGGGCTGCGCGCGCGGGCGGGCGAGGCCGGCGTCCGGGTCGTGGCGACCTACGGCATGGCCGAGACCGCGGGGGGCTGCGTCTACGACGGCGTGCCCCTCGACGGCGTGGCCGTCACGGTCGGGGTCGACGGACGCATCCGGATCGGCGGGCCGACGTTGTTCGACGGCTACGAGGGCGAGCCCGAGCTGACCGCGCAGAGCCTGGTCGACGGGTGGTTCCTCACCGCCGACGCGGGCCGGATCGACGACGACGGGCGGCTGCAGGTGCTGGGCCGCCTCGACGACGTGGTGGTCAGCGGGGGCGTCAACGTGCCCGGCCCGGCGGTCGCCGCACGGCTGCGCCAGCACCCGTTGGTCGCGGCGGCCGAGGTCGTCGGCGTACCGGACGAGGAGTGGGGCAACCGGCTGGTCGCCTTCGTGTCCCGACAGGCTCGACAGCCGGACGTCACCGAGGCCGAGCTCCGCGACTGGGTCGCCGCCGCCCACCCGCGGTCGTGGGCGCCGCGCCAGGTCGTCGTGGTCGACGAGATCCCGCTGCTGCCCAACGGCAAGCCCGACCTCGTCTCGCTGAGGGCGAGGGCCACCGGATGAGGGTGCTGGCGATCCCGATGCGCACGCGCTTCCGCGGCATCACCACCCGCGAGGTGGTCCTCGTCGAGGGCACCGCCGGGTGGGGGGAGTGGAGCCCCTTCGTCGAGTACGACGCCGCCGAGGCCGCACCCTGGCTGGCGTGCGCCCGTGAGGCCGCGGCCGGCGACTGGCCCGCCTCGCTGCGCGCGAGCGTCCCCGTCAACGTGACCGTCCCGGCGGTCGGGCCCGAGCAGGCGCACGCGATCGTGCTCGCCGGTGGCTGCCGGACCGCCAAGGTCAAGGTCGCCGAGCCCGGCCAGACGCTCGCCGAGGACCAGGCGCGGCTCGAGGCCGTGCGCGACGCGCTCGGCGCCGACGGTGCGATCCGTGTCGACGCCAACGGCGGCTGGTCGGTCGACGAGGCGGTGCGGGCGATCGCGCTGCTCGAGCGCGCCGCGGGCGGCCTGGAGTACGCCGAGCAGCCCGTCGCCTCCGTCGAGGACCTCGCCCTGGTCCGCCGCCGGGTCGGCGTACGGATCGCCGCCGACGAGTCGATCCGTCGCGCCGCCGACCCCTACCGGGTGCGCGACCTGGAGGCGGCCGACGTCGCCGTGCTCAAGGTGCAGCCGCTGGGCGGGGTGCGCGCGTGCCTGCGGATCGCCGAGGACATCGGCCTGCCGGTGGTCGTCTCCAGCGCCCTCGAGACGTCGGTCGGCATCGCCGCCGGCCTCGCCCTGGCCGCGGCCCTGCCCGCGCTGCCCTACGCCTGCGGCCTGGCGACCGTGCAGCTGCTCACCGACGACGTCGCGGTCGCCCCGCTGCTGCCGGTCGACGGGGCGCTGCCGGTCGGCGCGCCCGTCGTCGACCCGGCCGCGCTCGACCGGCTGGCGGCGGCCCCCGACCGGGTGGCGTGGTGGCAACGTCGACTGGAGGAGGTGGGGCGATGAGTGCGACCGAGCTCGCGCGCGACGTGCTGCAACAGCTGATCGACGCCGGCGTCACCGACGTCGTCGTGGCGCCAGGCAGCCGCAACGCGCCGCTGTCCTTCGCGGCCTATGACGCAGCGCAGGCGGGCGTGCTCGTCCTGCACACCCGCACCGACGAGCGGTCCGCCGGCTTCCTGGCCGTCGGGCTGGCCCGCAGCCACCGGCGTACGGCGGTGATCTGCACCTCCGGCACCGCCGTCGCCAACCTGCACCCCGCCGCCCTCGAGGCCGCGCACTGCGCCCTGCCGGTCGCGTTCGTGACCGCCGACCGTCCGGGCCGGCTGCGCGGCACCGACGCCAACCAGACCACCGACCAGGTCGGGATCTTCGGGTCGTTGTTGCCGACCCACGACCTCTCGCGGCCCACCCCGCTCGACCTCGGTGACGACCTCGACCGACCGGTGCACCTCAACGTGCAGCTCGACGACCCGCTGCTGCCGACCGACACCTGGCGGCCGGAGGCGTCCTCGGGGTGGTCGATGTCGTGGCCCGACGAGGCCCTCGTCGTGCTGCCGCTCGGGCCCCGCACCGTCGTGGTCGCCGGCGACGACGCCGGCCCCGCCGCCCGCCGGCTCGCCGAGGGCGCCGGGTGGCCGCTGCTGGCCGAGCCGTCGTCGGGCGCGCGCACCGGCGACCACGCGTTGCGCTGCTACCGCCTGCTCCTCGACGGCGACCTCGGCGCGCGCATCCAGCGGGTCGTCGTGCTCGGCCGCCCGACCCTGTCGCGGCCGGTCAGCCGGCTCCTGGCGCGTGCCGACGTCGAGGTCTGCTCGGTGCCGGCGCGCGGCGCGTGGAACCAGCGGTCCTACCCCGTCGCCCACGAGGCGCCCGGCTACACCGCGGAGCGCGACGACCCCGCGTGGCTCGAGGAGTGGCGCGCTGCCGACCGCTCCGTCTCGCGACAGCTCGACGCGCTGCTCGCCGCCGAGCCCGCGCTGACGCCGTACGACGTCGCGGGCGCGGTCTCACGGGCCATCGCCCCCGGCATGCAGCTGGTCGTGGGTGCCTCGAGCCCGGTGCGCGACCTCGACCTGATGGCGCGGCCCACGCCGGTCGGAGAACGACGCAAGGTCGTCGCCAACCGCGGCCTGGCCGGCATCGACGGCACGGTCTCGACCGCGATCGGGGCCGCGCTCGGGCGGGTCGCGGGGGGACACGAGGGCGCGACCGTCGCGCTGATGGGCGACGTGACGTTCCTCCACGACAGCAACGGGCTGGTCCTGGGGCCCCGCGAGGCCCGGCCCGACCTGATGATCGTGGTCGTCAACGACGACGGCGGGTCGATCTTCTCGATGCTCGAGCAGGGCGCCCCCGAGCACGCCGACCGCTTCGAGACCCTGTTCGGCACCCCGCACGGGGTCGACCTCGCCGCGCTGTGCGCCGCGACCCGCACGCCCCACCTGGCGGTCGACTCGCTGCCCCAGCTCGAGCAGGCCCTGGCCGCCCCCAACGGCGGTATCGAGGTCGTCGAGGCCCGGGTCCGCCGTGACGACCGCCGCGCGCTCGACGCCCGGATCCGGACCCTGCGACCCGACCCGTCCTGACCCGCCTACGATCTCGGCCATGGAGCTCCACGACACCCTCTACTCCCTCGGTCAGCAGTGGGGTCGCGGCGTCCTCGACGACCCCGACCGCCTGCGCGGCCTGCTCGCCCCCACCGGGGCGTCCCCGGACGAGGTCGAGCTCGTCGTCGACGCGGTGCGCCGGGGCGCCCACCGGGGGCTGGTCCAGGCGCTCGACGCGGGCACCGACCCCGCACGCGCGATCGAGGCGACCGGTGACCGGCTGGGTCAGGAGCGTGGCACCGATCCGGCCGCCGCGCGCTGGGTGGTCGCGGTGCTCGGGTTCGCCCTGGGCCGGGTCGGCGAGCACGACGTACGCCGCCAGCGCGGCCCGGGCCAGGCGCCGTACCAGGCGCCCGGCCAGGCACCCGGACAGGCACCGTACGGACAGGCGCCCTTCGGACAGCCGACGTACCCGCCGCCGGCGCAGCCCTACCAGCAGGCGCAGCCGGGCCAGCCGGCCTACGCGGCCGGCTACCCCCAGCAGGGCTACGGGCAGCAGCCCGGCTGGTCGCCCACGCCGCCGAAGACGTCCCGGCTCCCGATCCTGCTCGGGGTCGGCGGCACGGTCCTGGCGATCGTGGTGGCCGTCGTCCTCGCGCTGGTGCTGACCAACGGCGACGACACCGACAGCGCCGACCAGCGGTCCGACGGCTCCACCTCGGCCGACGCGAGCACCGACCCGACGTCCGACCCCACCACCGACCCCAGCAGCGACCCCAGCAGCGACCCCGTGCCCACCCAGGACCCGACGTCCGAGACCGTCGATCCCGCACCGGACGGGAAGGTCTCCGACGAGGCCGCCGCCGGCTACACGAGCGCGCTGCTGACGTTCTCCACCGCGTTCGGCGACGGCGGCAAGGACCTGCAGGCCGCGTCCACCAGCGACAACCCCGCGAGGGCCCGGGCCGCCGCGCGCAAGATGCGGTCCGCCGTGAAGGACCTCGACGTGGCCGTCCGCGGCCTCGACCTCGCTCCCGTGCAGACCGAGGTCGACGCGTTCCTCGTCGAGAGCTCCCGGATCCTGCGCGCCTACGACAAGATCGACCGGACCGCCAAGACGACCCTCGACGTCAACGCCGGGGTCGCCGGTCTGCCGATCACCGACTACACCAACGCGTTCCAGGCGGTCGCCGACGCGATCGACAAGAGCCGCAACGGCGGCTGACCCGCCGCAGTGGGGGCGGGGTAGGACAGACTGGTCGCGTGGAGGTCGCGCTGCTGCTGGTCGTGCTCGCCGTCAGTGTCCTGGTCGTCACGGCCCTGGCCGACCGCGTGGACATCCCGGCACCCCTGGTCCTGATCGTCGCGGGTGCGGGGGCGTCCTACCTCCCGTTCACGCCGCAGATCAACCTCGAGGCCGACGTCGTGCTGCTGGGGCTGCTGCCCCCGCTGCTCTACGCCACCGCGATCCAGACGTCGCTGGTCGACTTCAACGCCAACCGGCGGCCGATCCTGCTGCTGTCGGTGGGCCTGGTCATCTTCACCGCGGCCGGGATCGCGCTGCTGGTGCACACCCTGGTGCCCGACATCGGGTGGGCGACGTCGTTCGCGATCGGCGCCGTGGTCGCCCCGCCCGACGCGGTGGCCGCCACCGCGGTCGGCCGACGGATCGGGCTGCCCCGCCGGATCACCACGATCCTCGAGGGCGAGTCGCTGCTCAACGACGCGACCGCGCTGGTCGCCCTCCGCACCGCCATCGCGGCGGGCGGGCTGGCCGCCGACCACCACGGCGACGTGACCGCGCTGAGCGTCGCGTTCGACTTCGTGCGCGCCGCCGGTGGCGGCGTCCTGATCGGCCTGGCCATCTACCTCCTCGTCGCCCGGGTGCGTCGCCACCTCGAGGACTCCCTGATGGACACCGCGATCTCGCTCGTCGTCCCGTTCGCGGCGTACGTCGCCGCCGAGGAGGTCCACGCCTCCGGCGTCATCGCCGTCGTGGTCGCCGGACTCCTGCTGGGTCACAAGGCGCCGATCCTGCAGACCGCGCAGAGCCGCATCGCCGACCGGATGAACTGGCGCACCATCGCCTTCGTCCTCGAGAACGCCGTGTTCCTGCTCATCGGGCTGCAGGCCGAGATCCTGTTCGGCGACGTCGGCAAGAGCACCCTGTCGGGCGGCCGGATCGCCCTGGTCTGCGGCCTGTGCCTGGTCGCCGTCATCGCCCTGCGCCTGATCTGGGTCTTCCCGGCGCGCTACCTGCTCGTGCGGCCCGGCCCCGACCCCGACACCGGTACGCCGTCGCCCCCGTCGTACACGTTCCTGCTGGGCTGGGCCGGCATGCGCGGTGTCGTGACGCTCGCGGCGGCTTTCGTCATCCCCGAGGGGACCGAGCACCGCGAGGTGCTGCTGCTGATCGCGTTCACCGTCGTGGCCGGGACCCTCATCATCCAGGGCCTGTCGCTGCCGGTGCTGGCCCGCCGCCTCGACGTGCCGTCACCCGACCCGATGGACGACGCGCTGGCGCGGGCGACGCTGCTGCAGCAGGCGTCCAAGGCCGGGTTCGGCTACCTCAGGAAGACCGACGTCGACGACGTGCACGGTGTCGTCTCGCTGATCAAGCAGCGCACCGAGCAGCGCAACTTCGCCGCCTGGGAGCGGCTCGGCACCACCGCCGACGAGGAGACCCCGAGCGAGGTCTACGGCCGGATCCGGCTGGCGATGATCGAGGCCGAGCGCGCCCGGGTCCTCGAGATCCGCTCCCAGGGGACCACGCCCTCGGTCGTGGTCGCCGAGGTCCTCGCGATGCTCGACGTCGAGGAGTCGATGCTCGACCGGGCCACCCAGGAGCGCGCCGACCTGCGCACCTCCTCCGTACGCCGTCCGGGCGAGGAGTGCGAGCACCTCGAGGCCCACCCGGTCGTGGAGACCCGCACCGACGGCACCTGCCCGGACTGCGTCGCCGCCGGTCACCGCTGGGTCGCCCTGCGCCAGTGCCTCCAGTGCGGCTACGTCGGCTGCTGCGACTCCTCACCCGACCGGCACGCCACGGCCCACTTCCACGAGACGACCCACCCGGTGATGCAGTCCGCCGAGCCCGGCGAGGACTGGCGCTGGTGCTACGTCCACCACCTGACCGCCTGACCGGCCCGCGGTAGTCCCGCCGGTGGGACTACCGGGCCAGCGTCTGCTCGAGGGTGCGGGGCGCGTGCCCGGCCAGCCGGCGTACGTCGTCGGTCACGGTCGCGCAGGACCCGTCGGCGATCGCGACGTAGGTGCTGACCCAGGCGTCGAGCTGGTACTGCTCGGCGTCGGGGTAGGCCGCGCGTCGCGAGGCGTAGGCCTCCTCGAGGGTCTCGGGCTCGTAGCGCAGCCGGCGCCCGGTGGCAGCCCCGGCGCGCTCGGCGACCTCGGCGAGGGTGAGCGCCTCGGGACCCGTCAGCGTGTAGGTCGCGCCGACGTGCGCGGCCGGGTCGCTCAGCACCGCGACCGCCACGTCGGCGACGTCGGCCCGGGCGACCCCGGCCACCGCGCCCGAGCCGGCCGGCCCGCGCAGGGCGCCGTCGTCGCCGGCGAAGAACGGCAGCACGTCGAGGTAGAAGTTGTCGCGCAGCACCGTGAACGCCATACCGCTCTCGGCCAGTGCCACCTCGGTGTCGTGGTGGTCGCGTCCCAGCGTGAACGTCGCGTCGGGCGCGGCACCGGCGAACGACGTGTAGACGACGTGCCGCGCCCCGGCCCGGGCTGCGGCCGAGATGAGGCTCCGGTGCTCCTGACGGCGGTGGTCGGACTCGGCGGCCGAGACCATGAACAGCACCTCCACCCCCTCGAGCGCGGCCGTGGCGGCGGTCTCGTCGGCGTAGGTCGCGGTGAAGACGTCGAGGCCGAGGTCGGGTGCCCGCGACGGGTCGCGGACCACCAGACGAGGACGCAGGTCGGCCAGGGCCGCGGCGACGAGTCCGCCGAGGGCGCCGGTCGAGCCGGTGATCGCAAGCACGACCCCAGCCTCTCACCCGGGCCGGCACATGCGTAGGTGCAGCCCCTCCTCGTGCTCCTCGGTCGCGCCGTCGAGCTCGAACCCCTGCCGGCGGTAGAAGCCGACCGCGCGGTCGTTGCCCTCGAGCACCCACAGGTACGCCGCCGCGTCGCCGATCGAGGCGGCCAGCAGCGCACGCCCCACGCCGGTGCCCCACACGGACGCCCGGGCGTAGATCGCCCGCAGCTCGAGCCCGGCCGGCGGGTCGAGGTCGCGGGGCGGCCCAGCGGTGGCGAAGCCGACCAGACGTCCGTCGTGCTCGACGACCCACGTGGGCGTCGTCGGGTCGGCCAGGTGGGCGCGCCGCCGCGCGAGCGCCGCGGGCCGGTCGGCGAAGACCCGGTCGATCATCGGGGGGTCGATCAGGCCGGCGTACGCCTCACGCCAGCAGGCCTCGTGCAGGTCGACGAGCAGCTCGGCCTCGGCGGGCCCCGCCAGGCGTGCAACGGTCACCTCCCCACACTACGTAGGTTGGGTCCATGAGGCTCACCAAGTTCGGGCACGCGTGCGTGCGCATCGAGCACGCCGGCGTGCGGATCGTCCTGGACCCCGGCTCGTTCACCGAGCGCGAGGCCGTCGACGGCGCCGACGTCGTGCTGATCACCCACCAGCACGCCGACCACTACGACGCCGATCACCTGCGCGCCACGTCGGCGCAGATCCACACCATCGCGGCGGTGGCCGACGTGATCGCTGCGGAGGCGCCCGACCTCGCCGACCGGCTGCACGTCGTGGCACCCGGCGACGTCCTCGACGTCGGCCTGCCGGTGCGGGTCGTCGGCGAGAAGCACGCCGTCATCCACCGGGACTACCCGCTCCTCGACAACTCCGGCTACCTGCTCGACGTCGGCGGCACCACGGTCTATCACCCGGGCGACTCCCTGACCGTCCCCGGCGAGCCGGTCGACCTGCTGCTCGCCCCGGTCTCGGCGCCCTGGCTCAAGATCGGCGAGGCCGTCGACTTCGTCCGCGAGGTCGGCGCCCCGCGCACCCTCGCCATCCACGACCGGGTCTACAGCGAGGTCGCGCTCGGCATGGTCGACACCCACATGACCAACCTGGCGCTGCGCGACGCGATGAGCTTCACCCGCCTCGCCGACGGCGCCGATCTCGACTGAGGTCGTCGATGTCGGTGCACGGTCAGTAACATCCCGGCCTGCAGGCGCGGCCGGTCGTCTCCCGACGACTCAGCTGCCCAGGGCGTCGCGCACCGGGACGAGCTTGGCGCTCGACTCGGCCAGCTCCGACTCGGGGTCGGAGTCGCCGACGACGCCGCAGCCGGCGAACAGGCGCACCGTCGGCCCGGACACCACGGCGGAGCGCAGGCCGATGCCCCACTCGCCGTCGCCGGTCGCGTCCATCCAGCCGACGGGTCCGGCGTAGCGGCCCCGGGGCATGCCCTCGATCTCGGCGATCAGGTCCACCGCGACCGAGGTCGGATGGCCGCCGACCGCGGCCGAGGGGTGCAGGGCGGCGGCGAGGGCGAGCGACGAGACGGTTCCGGCGTCGTGCACGACCCCGGTGACGTCGGTGGCCAGGTGCATCACGTTGGGCAGGTGCAGCACGAACGGCGCCTCGGGGACGTTCATCGACGAGCAGTGCGGCTCGAACCGGTCCACGACCGAGCGTACGGCGTACTCGTGCTCCTCGAGGTCCTTCGAGGAGCGCGCCAGGGTGGCGGCGAGCATCAGGTCGCGGGCGTCGTCGCCCGTGCGTCGGATGGTGCCGGCGAGCACCCGCGACGTCACCAGCCCGCGCTCGCGGCGGACCAGGAGCTCGGGGGTGGCCCCGAAGAAGCCGTCGACGTGGAACGTCCAGCAGGTCGGGTACGACGCCGCGAGCCGTCGCAGCGGC is part of the Nocardioides plantarum genome and encodes:
- the menD gene encoding 2-succinyl-5-enolpyruvyl-6-hydroxy-3-cyclohexene-1-carboxylic-acid synthase produces the protein MSATELARDVLQQLIDAGVTDVVVAPGSRNAPLSFAAYDAAQAGVLVLHTRTDERSAGFLAVGLARSHRRTAVICTSGTAVANLHPAALEAAHCALPVAFVTADRPGRLRGTDANQTTDQVGIFGSLLPTHDLSRPTPLDLGDDLDRPVHLNVQLDDPLLPTDTWRPEASSGWSMSWPDEALVVLPLGPRTVVVAGDDAGPAARRLAEGAGWPLLAEPSSGARTGDHALRCYRLLLDGDLGARIQRVVVLGRPTLSRPVSRLLARADVEVCSVPARGAWNQRSYPVAHEAPGYTAERDDPAWLEEWRAADRSVSRQLDALLAAEPALTPYDVAGAVSRAIAPGMQLVVGASSPVRDLDLMARPTPVGERRKVVANRGLAGIDGTVSTAIGAALGRVAGGHEGATVALMGDVTFLHDSNGLVLGPREARPDLMIVVVNDDGGSIFSMLEQGAPEHADRFETLFGTPHGVDLAALCAATRTPHLAVDSLPQLEQALAAPNGGIEVVEARVRRDDRRALDARIRTLRPDPS
- a CDS encoding cation:proton antiporter; its protein translation is MEVALLLVVLAVSVLVVTALADRVDIPAPLVLIVAGAGASYLPFTPQINLEADVVLLGLLPPLLYATAIQTSLVDFNANRRPILLLSVGLVIFTAAGIALLVHTLVPDIGWATSFAIGAVVAPPDAVAATAVGRRIGLPRRITTILEGESLLNDATALVALRTAIAAGGLAADHHGDVTALSVAFDFVRAAGGGVLIGLAIYLLVARVRRHLEDSLMDTAISLVVPFAAYVAAEEVHASGVIAVVVAGLLLGHKAPILQTAQSRIADRMNWRTIAFVLENAVFLLIGLQAEILFGDVGKSTLSGGRIALVCGLCLVAVIALRLIWVFPARYLLVRPGPDPDTGTPSPPSYTFLLGWAGMRGVVTLAAAFVIPEGTEHREVLLLIAFTVVAGTLIIQGLSLPVLARRLDVPSPDPMDDALARATLLQQASKAGFGYLRKTDVDDVHGVVSLIKQRTEQRNFAAWERLGTTADEETPSEVYGRIRLAMIEAERARVLEIRSQGTTPSVVVAEVLAMLDVEESMLDRATQERADLRTSSVRRPGEECEHLEAHPVVETRTDGTCPDCVAAGHRWVALRQCLQCGYVGCCDSSPDRHATAHFHETTHPVMQSAEPGEDWRWCYVHHLTA
- a CDS encoding NAD(P)H-binding protein — translated: MLAITGSTGALGGLVAAALADLRPRLVVRDPSRAPDLGLDVFTATYADETAATAALEGVEVLFMVSAAESDHRRQEHRSLISAAARAGARHVVYTSFAGAAPDATFTLGRDHHDTEVALAESGMAFTVLRDNFYLDVLPFFAGDDGALRGPAGSGAVAGVARADVADVAVAVLSDPAAHVGATYTLTGPEALTLAEVAERAGAATGRRLRYEPETLEEAYASRRAAYPDAEQYQLDAWVSTYVAIADGSCATVTDDVRRLAGHAPRTLEQTLAR
- a CDS encoding GNAT family N-acetyltransferase, whose amino-acid sequence is MTVARLAGPAEAELLVDLHEACWREAYAGLIDPPMIDRVFADRPAALARRRAHLADPTTPTWVVEHDGRLVGFATAGPPRDLDPPAGLELRAIYARASVWGTGVGRALLAASIGDAAAYLWVLEGNDRAVGFYRRQGFELDGATEEHEEGLHLRMCRPG
- a CDS encoding MBL fold metallo-hydrolase, which produces MRLTKFGHACVRIEHAGVRIVLDPGSFTEREAVDGADVVLITHQHADHYDADHLRATSAQIHTIAAVADVIAAEAPDLADRLHVVAPGDVLDVGLPVRVVGEKHAVIHRDYPLLDNSGYLLDVGGTTVYHPGDSLTVPGEPVDLLLAPVSAPWLKIGEAVDFVREVGAPRTLAIHDRVYSEVALGMVDTHMTNLALRDAMSFTRLADGADLD
- a CDS encoding isochorismate synthase; translated protein: MTQGAPTDRPAASLVVRTTALDVDRLATLVDLLPATEPVAWLRRGEGLVGWGSAAGVRTTGAHRFADADAWWSETTARAVVRDDVGEPGCGLVCFGTLAFADDPGDSSLVVPEVVVGRRGDTAWITTISGGGLAPAADHPEPTDPPPAPVGLTYSDGHRNGDEWMSVVADAVRRINAGDLEKVVLARDLVATADADVDVRWPLRRLAASYPTCWTFHVDGFFGATPELLVRRERGLVTSRVLAGTIRRTGDDARDLMLAATLARSSKDLEEHEYAVRSVVDRFEPHCSSMNVPEAPFVLHLPNVMHLATDVTGVVHDAGTVSSLALAAALHPSAAVGGHPTSVAVDLIAEIEGMPRGRYAGPVGWMDATGDGEWGIGLRSAVVSGPTVRLFAGCGVVGDSDPESELAESSAKLVPVRDALGS